Proteins found in one Sporosarcina sp. FSL K6-3457 genomic segment:
- a CDS encoding AIM24 family protein, with protein MGKYTISEFVKQTKQDEQVRENFDLETPRILEVNLTDQVWAKTGSMISYTGQIKFEREKILEHGVGMMFKKAFTGEGTSLMKATGNGRLYLADQGKKITIFDLNNESITVNGNDLLAFEPSIEWDIKLMRKVAGMMAGGLFNVTLRGTGKVAITTHFEPLTLLVRPGESVITDPNATVAWSGNLTPEFRTDISFRTFIGRGSGESIQMEFKGEGFVIIQPFEEVYMTGSSSS; from the coding sequence ATGGGCAAATATACGATTAGTGAATTTGTGAAACAGACGAAGCAGGATGAGCAGGTAAGGGAGAACTTTGATTTGGAAACACCGCGTATTTTGGAGGTCAATTTAACGGACCAGGTGTGGGCCAAAACGGGTTCTATGATTTCCTATACGGGGCAAATTAAGTTCGAGCGGGAAAAAATATTAGAACATGGTGTCGGTATGATGTTCAAAAAAGCGTTCACGGGTGAAGGTACTTCATTGATGAAGGCGACGGGAAATGGCCGACTGTATTTAGCGGATCAGGGGAAGAAAATTACCATCTTTGATTTGAATAATGAATCGATTACGGTCAATGGCAATGATTTGCTGGCGTTTGAACCGAGTATTGAATGGGACATTAAACTGATGCGCAAAGTTGCGGGGATGATGGCGGGTGGATTATTTAACGTGACGTTAAGGGGAACAGGGAAGGTTGCGATTACAACCCACTTTGAGCCGTTGACATTACTTGTTCGTCCTGGAGAGTCTGTTATTACAGATCCGAATGCAACCGTCGCCTGGTCAGGGAATTTAACACCGGAATTTCGTACAGATATTAGCTTCCGGACATTCATTGGTCGGGGCAGTGGGGAATCGATTCAAATGGAATTCAAGGGCGAAGGTTTTGTTATTATCCAGCCGTTCGAAGAAGTGTATATGACGGGAAGCAGTTCTTCCTGA
- a CDS encoding acyl-CoA dehydrogenase family protein, with product MDFGFTEEQIMLRKTARQFVDEEIMPHIQRWDAEGGFDPAIWKKLADIGFMGVCVPEHYGGSGMDYNSLAILCEELERGDTAFRTAVSVHIGLNSMTLMQWGTEAQKKKYLIPQAKGQKIGAFGLTEPGAGSDVVAMATTAVRDGDDYVLNGQKTWISLCDVADHFLVFAYTDKTKKHHGISAFIVERTMPGFSSKAIKGKYGIRAGNTGELFFEDMRVPSANLLGAEGEGFKIAMAALDNGRFTVAAGAVGLIMGCLEESVKYCHARETFGKSIGKHQLVQQMIANMEAGYQMSRLLVYRAGDMKNKGLRNTRETSLAKWQACDFANKAADDAFQIHGAYGYSDDYPVARFLRNSKAPVIYEGTREIHTIMQAEYVLGYREDKKLNNMLPEWPFK from the coding sequence ATGGATTTCGGATTCACAGAAGAACAGATTATGCTGAGAAAAACAGCCCGTCAGTTTGTGGATGAAGAGATTATGCCCCATATCCAGAGATGGGATGCTGAAGGTGGATTTGACCCAGCTATTTGGAAGAAGCTTGCGGATATTGGTTTTATGGGCGTATGTGTACCTGAACACTATGGCGGTAGCGGCATGGACTATAATTCTCTTGCGATATTATGTGAGGAGCTGGAGCGTGGCGATACAGCGTTTCGCACAGCAGTCTCTGTTCATATCGGCTTGAATTCAATGACGCTAATGCAATGGGGGACGGAAGCGCAAAAGAAGAAGTATTTAATTCCACAGGCCAAGGGGCAGAAAATAGGCGCTTTTGGTTTAACGGAGCCTGGTGCAGGTTCTGACGTTGTGGCGATGGCGACGACTGCGGTGCGCGACGGGGATGATTATGTATTGAATGGCCAGAAGACGTGGATCTCGCTCTGTGATGTGGCCGATCATTTCCTTGTTTTTGCTTATACGGATAAAACGAAGAAACACCATGGTATTAGTGCATTCATCGTTGAGCGGACGATGCCGGGTTTTTCATCGAAAGCGATTAAAGGCAAATACGGCATTCGCGCGGGCAATACGGGCGAGTTGTTTTTCGAGGATATGCGTGTGCCGTCCGCTAATTTGCTAGGTGCAGAAGGTGAAGGCTTTAAAATTGCGATGGCTGCACTTGATAATGGTCGTTTTACGGTTGCAGCGGGGGCAGTCGGGCTGATTATGGGCTGTCTTGAAGAAAGTGTGAAGTATTGCCACGCACGAGAAACATTTGGCAAGTCGATTGGTAAACACCAGCTCGTTCAGCAAATGATTGCCAATATGGAAGCGGGCTATCAGATGAGTCGTTTGCTTGTTTATCGTGCAGGCGATATGAAAAACAAAGGCTTGCGCAATACGCGTGAAACGTCGCTGGCCAAATGGCAGGCTTGTGACTTTGCCAATAAAGCAGCAGACGATGCCTTCCAAATTCACGGTGCCTACGGTTATTCGGATGACTATCCAGTTGCTCGGTTTTTGCGTAACTCGAAAGCACCCGTTATTTACGAGGGAACGCGCGAGATTCATACAATTATGCAGGCGGAATATGTGCTTGGCTACCGGGAAGATAAGAAGTTGAATAATATGTTGCCAGAATGGCCGTTTAAGTGA